Genomic DNA from Bacteroidota bacterium:
AACAAACTGATACATCATCTCCTGCATCAACCACAGGAGGGATAAAAACAGTTAGTAGCATTTCGTCTTCTCCTGTACAACCTGCATCATCAACTATGGTTATTTTATAAGTTGTCGTTACATCTGTAAAAGATGTAGGATTAGGCACACTACCACTGTTTAAATCTGCCGAAGGTGTCCATGTGTAATTATAAGGTGGTGTTCCATTTTTTACCGTTGGAGATCCACCAATTGTCATTATTCCACCTTTACAAATTGAAGTATCTAATCCTGCATCTACAATAGGCATAGAATGAACTTCAACAAAAGTAGTATCCGAATAAACAGGGTTGCAAGTTCCATCAACAACAGAAGCTCTGTAGTAATAGCTTTTACTTGGTGTGATGTTCAGTTGAGTAGAATTTTCACCACTCATGTCTGTCCAGCTAGTTAGATTTTTAGATTTTTGCCATTGAATTGTTCCAATATAGGTTCCTAAATTTATTTCTACACTTTCGCCTTCACATATTTCAACTTGTGCAATAAGTGATGTTGAGGTAAAAAGGAATAAAGTAAAAAATGATAGTAAAAATATTTTTTTTATAGTATTCATAGTCTTAACTTTTTTAATTATTCAAAATAAGTTTATTTTATGGAGATTCTTTTAAATACTGACGATTCTGAACCCTTAAGTTTTACAATGTAAATCCCAGCAGATTCATTATTCAAATCAATCTTTCCCTGATATCTATATTTTATTTTTCCAATCTTTTTATAATAAACTGTTTTTCCCAAAGCATTATAAACTTCTATATTCAATTCCGTATCATTTAAATATCCTTGAATAGCAATGTTAAATATTCCATAACTCGGATTTGGAAATATTTTAAAAGATAAATCATTTACAGAATTAAAAATTGACGTTGGCACTGATTTGACTTTAATACTATCCGTACTTGTACAACCATTGATATCAGTTACTAAAACAGTGTAAACTGTAGTAACATCAGGTGTAGCAGTAGGATTTGCAATTGTTGCATCATCTAAGCTTGCTACAGGTGTCCACGAATAAGTATAAGGTAAAGTACCTTTTATTGCAGTTGGATTACCGCCAATAGGAGTACTTTCTCCTTTATAAATAAAAGTATCCGTTCCAGCATCTGACTGCAAGGAAAAAGGTTGTGTTACTGACACATTAACAACTTCTTGAGAAAATGAAGTAATAAAAAATAGGGACAATAGTACTCCCATTATCACCCTTTTGATAATGTAAAAATTTTTCATAATTCTTATTTTTAGTGAAAAAATAAAATAAAGATTAAATCGACAACAAAGTTATAAATATTTTTTTAATCTCCAAAAATATATTTTTTAAAATTATCCAATTACTCTAATTTAAAATATTTCTTCTCTATCTTTGATGCTCTTAATGGTGTTCAATTATTCAATCTGAATAAAAGAACTAATAGGGAATTCCGTGAAAATCGGAAACAGTACCCGCTGCTGTAATTCTCGTTTCTAATAAAATTAGAAACATGGATTTCGGTCATTCAATACCACTGTGCAACATGAAGCATGGGAAGGTTACCGAAATCAGAGAAAAGTCAGAAGACCTGCCATTGAAGATGTTATTATTTGCTTTCGGGATAAAAAGTAATGGATGAATTCTGAATTATCACAGTTTATTCAAGGCTAACCGGAAGTTTTAAAAGCAATTATTTTTTTAACTTTTAAAACTTTTATTAAAATGGAAAAATTACTTAAAACGAAAAAAACAATAGTGTTGTTTTCCGCATTAATTGTGGTTTTTAATTTCAATTTGTATTCTCAAAAAAATGAGAAGCAGGATTCGTTAAAATCTTACACCCTTGACGAGGTTATTGTAAGTGCCTCAAAAACAGAGCAAAACCCTTATGATGTTGGCAGAAGTATAAGCGTTATTGATGCTAATCAAATAAATAACTCAATGTTTGAGAATGTTGGTGATTTGCTTAAAGCTACAGAAGGAATTCAAGTAATTGGTTCAAGACAAAATGCAGCTTCTAACCAAAGCTTATTTATCAGAGGAACAAACAGTTATCATTCGGTGGTGATGATTGACGGCATAAGAATCAGCGACCCTTCTTCTGTAAATAATGCCATTGAATTATCGGAGTTATCACTCGTTAATGTTGAACGCATTGAGATAATTCGTGGTTCGCATAGTACAATTTACGGTTCTTCTGCTATTGGAGGAATTATTAATATTATCACAAAAAAGAATAGTTCAAACTTTTTAAATGCAGGTGTTTCATTAAAAACAGGAACGTTTGGAAAAGGAAATTATTCAACAACTGATAATGTATTTTTAAATTTAAATTTTAAAAACGGATTATATTTTGACATTTCCGCCTTTCAAAAAAATGTTAAAGGCATTGATGCAACTCTTGATACCATAACAAATCCGGCAACATTCAATAATCCCGATAAAGACAATTTTGAAAAAATTGATTACTTGGCAAAAGCAGGTTACAGAAATAATAATATTGACTTTTTTGTTTCATACAAAAAAACAAGTCAAAGAGCTGACCTTGACAAAACTGCATTTAAAGATGATGATAACAGATATATTGATTTTAACAGGAGCTTATTAAACTACGGTGTTAATTACAAATTATCGGATAATTTTTCAATGTCTTTTTCAGGTGGATATTCCCAAATGCAAAGGAAAGATATTGACGATTCATCTGTTGTAAGTAATTTAGGAACTTATGATCACCAATATGCAAAAAGTATTTTTGACGGTTCATACTTGACAAACGAAATGCTTGCAAAATATAATTCAGGGAAAATATCAGCAATTTTGGGAGTAAATCTCAACGAAGAAAAAATGAATAATTTCAATTATGTTTATTCTTACAGCTCATATTTTGGAGTTTATGAATCAACAACAGATTTGGATTCCCTTGATTTAAATTCTAAAACCAAAAGTTTGTTTTTCCATACGGATATTAATGGCAAAATAATTTCAGAGAAACTTAAAGCATTAAATCTCAGCATTGGAGCAAGAGTTTTAAATCATAGTAGTTTTGGAAATAATTTTGTTTATGAAATTAATCCTTCTTACAAAATAAATCCCGCAACAATTTTTTATGCTTCATATTCTACTGCTTTTAATGCACCATCACTTTACAGACTTTATTCTCCCTACAAAGGTTTTGGATTTTACTCATCAAGAGGAAACGAAAATCTAAGTCCTGAAACATCCCTTTCTTTTGAGTTTGGATTTAAACAAAAAATAAATAAAAACACCAACTTTTCACTTGCGTTTTTCAATACAAAAATTAAAAATTTAATTGAATATGTTTATTTATGGG
This window encodes:
- a CDS encoding T9SS type A sorting domain-containing protein; translated protein: MKNFYIIKRVIMGVLLSLFFITSFSQEVVNVSVTQPFSLQSDAGTDTFIYKGESTPIGGNPTAIKGTLPYTYSWTPVASLDDATIANPTATPDVTTVYTVLVTDINGCTSTDSIKVKSVPTSIFNSVNDLSFKIFPNPSYGIFNIAIQGYLNDTELNIEVYNALGKTVYYKKIGKIKYRYQGKIDLNNESAGIYIVKLKGSESSVFKRISIK
- a CDS encoding TonB-dependent receptor, which produces MEKLLKTKKTIVLFSALIVVFNFNLYSQKNEKQDSLKSYTLDEVIVSASKTEQNPYDVGRSISVIDANQINNSMFENVGDLLKATEGIQVIGSRQNAASNQSLFIRGTNSYHSVVMIDGIRISDPSSVNNAIELSELSLVNVERIEIIRGSHSTIYGSSAIGGIINIITKKNSSNFLNAGVSLKTGTFGKGNYSTTDNVFLNLNFKNGLYFDISAFQKNVKGIDATLDTITNPATFNNPDKDNFEKIDYLAKAGYRNNNIDFFVSYKKTSQRADLDKTAFKDDDNRYIDFNRSLLNYGVNYKLSDNFSMSFSGGYSQMQRKDIDDSSVVSNLGTYDHQYAKSIFDGSYLTNEMLAKYNSGKISAILGVNLNEEKMNNFNYVYSYSSYFGVYESTTDLDSLDLNSKTKSLFFHTDINGKIISEKLKALNLSIGARVLNHSSFGNNFVYEINPSYKINPATIFYASYSTAFNAPSLYRLYSPYKGFGFYSSRGNENLSPETSLSFEFGFKQKINKNTNFSLAFFNTKIKNLIEYVYLWDKNIGIDTLGNDWLRNDYKGDTYINLSEQKINGVELAFNTEIEKKIFISGNFTYLTGLTIASTDGIDTSQTGGHHVQLFESGIFVDNKENENLGLIRRPSSMIDLSITYLISKKLRFNFASHFVGQKFDVAYNSTLGPYGALDKEFVKSYNVSDISLKYDILENLFVAIQVKNIFDTDYIEINGYST